The Lycium ferocissimum isolate CSIRO_LF1 unplaced genomic scaffold, AGI_CSIRO_Lferr_CH_V1 ctg13799, whole genome shotgun sequence DNA window TACGTTACAATATCAATGGTTTACTACACAAATAATGCAAAATGTTTCCTTATTCGTGAATGCacctttgttgttgttgaaaagaACTTGCGATCAAATTTGGTcggtaataaaataaagttCTTCTTAGAATAAAGTCGTTGGACTTGTACCTTCTTCGACATTAGGAGGTTCAAATTTTAACCATGAATAGTATAAGATGATTGTTGTGTTAAAACTGTTCAAGAATATTTTTAATACAGCGTGATATTGTTCGTCTTGAGCTAAACATGtacctttttttcaaaaagttttACACCATTTAGAAATTCTACACCTCAATATGTAGATTGTTAATTTTTTCAACCATTAATGTGATACTTTATTCGAACATCCAATAATGATTCTCAAACATGTTTCATGTAGTTTTCTAGGAAAAATACCTTGACTTATTCATAATAATATTATGCACATAAACAGTATGCATATGTGTGTATACGCTAGGAGAAGGACCAATTTTCTTATCTTTTTGTTGACTATTTGTATGACCaaataaaagttggaaaagtaaTCAACAGCTTCTCCAGTCTTCTCCAACCCCCAAAACCCCAGCTGCTCCTTATAGACTACGACTCTGATAAACCCCACAaaataccttcattttcaacattgtATAAAAATTTGTCCCCACGCACCCCCCCTCCTCCCGCCCACCTCACCCCCTCTAGTTGGAGCTTTCTGCTATTGGTATTAAGCTTTAAGTTTCCTCTCTTTCTAATAAATATCCTCATCCCCTTTCTCCCTTGTTTCACCTTCAATATCAGCATCCATGGACTCTCATCAAATAGTTGCCAAGTCCAAACAGCGCTATTATTATTCTCCTTTCCCTTCTTGTTTCCGTCGCCCTATTGAGGTGGCTGCCGCATCTCGCCCTCTTCCACTGCATCAGCCACCTGTTGCTGCCAATCCCAACTTGGCAACCTCCCTCTACAAAACCTACATCGGCCTCTTTGCTCTCACTTGGTCACGCAACCTCTTTGGCAGATCTTTTCACATCCATTTCCTCCTCAATGATGGAGTTGTTGACTGCAATACCAGTAGTACCTCTTCTTTCCACCTCCACATTAAGCCTTTCATTTTCTGGAAGAAACAGGGCTCCAAGAAGGTGGATAACAATGTCCACATCTTTTGGGATCTTTCCAAAGCTAAATTTGGATTCGGCCCTGAACCTCGATCTGGATTCTACATCGCCGTCATCGTTAATCGCCAAATGGTTCTTCTTGTCGGCGATTTACCCAAAGAAGCTTACTCCAGAACCCGAGCTCCAAAGCCAGAGAATTATCCGTATCCGAATCCAAACATGGTGCTGCGGAGGGAACATGTGTGTGGGAACAGACTGTACAAAACAAAAGCAAACTTCggtggaaaagaaagagaaatatcGATTGATTGCAGGATCGGGGAAGATCCAAGGTTGTATTTCAGCGTGGATAACAAAAGGGTGTTGCAGATTAAGCACTTGAAATGGAAATTCAGAGGCAATGAGAGGATTGAAGTAGATGGGGTTCCAGTATTGGTATCATGGGATGTCTATAACTGGTTGTTTGATGATGACGAAGATGGCTATGCTCTGTTCATGTTCAAATTCGAGAAATCAAGTTTGGATGACCAAGGAGTTCAGATGTGGTCGCAACAGTCTTGTGGATTCGGGTTCGAGACGAAGATGATGAAGAAAGGGGTATTGAGAAGTTCTAGaagttcatcttcttcatctttgTCTTCAGCATCTTCAACCTGTAGCTCTGTAATGGAATGGGCTAGCACTGAAGAAAATGAATTGAAGGGTCCTTCTGGATTTTCTTTGCTCGTTTATGCTTGGAAGACCTGACTAATTACTCTAGTTCATTAAAAGCTGCAATCATTGGTACTCATCCACTAACTTTAGTTTTCTTTCAATTTAACTAACCCCATTTATTATTCATGTAAAATATAAGCACAAATAAACCAAGAACTTATTAATAGGTGTATAGTTTAGGTCTTTAAATACTAGAATTGTCCATCTCTATCTAGCTGCTACTACATTGAATGCAACTCAAGAATATACGCTACTACCAGGTACCAGCTAGTACTACTCTATTTTAGTCTTTCTTTCTCTGATTGCTTTTGAGTGAATGCTGAGTTATTTATTAATTCGAGTGGATCCAATGTAACAACGCTCTTTGAGAGAAATGTAAAAGAAATATGCATTATATTATTGTTCTTCTTTATGATTTTTGTATGCTTTAACTTTTACAGATTTCCTGTGCTAATTTTGTTGTTCACGTTAATTTCCTTCTCCTCTAGGGGCTTTAAGGGCAAATTAAAAGTAGCCGTGATTTTTGACTTCTGTTGATTCTTCATCACACTTTGGTGAATGCTAAGTTTAGCTTGGTCAAAGCGTAATCCACCTTGAGGCCTTGCGGGTATATTTGACGATTGAGCGTTGTGTTTTTGCACCATTTTTGCCTTAAAAGAATTTGAATGACTCGCCACTTGATACAaactacaaaaaataaaaagaaaaggtcaCTTTTGGCAAGTCAATGTACAGTCAGGAAGAATAGGATGGTCTTTGGTCATGTGGTCTAGTATAATTAGAGTGCATGGGAAGTAGCAGCTGGAAATTGCAGTGGCTTGTTTCCACTAACATGTAGTATTATGATGATGAATGATGCATTTTCTCTGATCTGAAATGATGAGTGTTGGGAGTATTGTTTATGAGTGTGTTCGTGAGATTGCAATTGGGCTTTATATACGGGGATTAGGAACCCTCATTTTATTACTACTAACTTTTCGCTTATGCCTTCTTATTATTTACGGCAAGTATCATTTTATAAtagtttaaatttaaatattgtcagtgtgaataatttttatagtGTGAGGTCATTGATATCAATATATGTAAGCTttcgtaaaataaaaaatttaaaatcgtgaaaataaaatatattaccTGCAATGCATATTACTTTAAACTCTTCTCTATCGTAATTGTTTAAGTTGTACGTTGTATAGGATCTGTGCTGTAGTGAGTGTGAATTGTGCTGATAGGCTGGCGTCGAGTTGTTTAGATTATGATTGAGATGGTAGGGAACAAGTGTTTGTTTTGGAGGAAAAGATTCCTGTAATTCCGACCACTGGTACCATTTGGCATGCATGTGAATCCAAGTTAAGGGCCTGCCCTTGGTTGTCCTCCTTTTTGctcttaattaaaagaaaatttcttgatttttatttgctttaacAAAGAGAATCCTATGCCAATTCTTGGTAGAATTCTTTTGTCATTACCGATGTTTGACAGATTTCAGGTTCCCAATTCTCTCATATGCTCTTctgtcaaatattttaaaatgttcTCTCATAATTACTAGAATATGGAACTATTTTTGTTAATAGTCTAATAATCTATTCTTTAAATTAACAAATTTTGTTCTAAAAGTTACATTGACTAGTTCTTTTTAACAAGCATAGTGTTTTTCTTCGTAACGCTTACCTAACCTAAAGCAACTTTGACCTACGGAAAAGCTTCGCACAAAAGTGCtttactaatataattatttatgaatttgaaagagataTCTTTTAAGACTGATTCAACAAATCAAACGAGCATCATAGTTGTGTTTCCACGGCATTTTTTGGTTCAACGCGGCTGGAAAGATGTTTTTTTCTCTCCGGTGGGTAAACCACAATTGAATCGATCACCCTTTTTAATACTGGAaggagaaaaaattaaataccgcccaaaaggaagatgaagaaggAAAAACATAAGAATGGtgaggagaaaaaagaaaaagaggattaaactctCCCGGGTGTTTACGCTAAACCAACAAATATATGACCTTTGTTTGCACAGAGCccttaatcttaattaattattattttcatctcattaaattatataattataataagaTAATATGATTTAATGTAAAAATCAATGCGGATAAGTTCTTGTTAGTGTTTACCCCTAAAAAGGTAACAGTTGAATTTGTATGCGGTTTATAGGATACGTTGTTTAATCAGTCGTTAAcgtaatgaaatatgaaataacaATCAGTTGTATATAACGAGCAAAGATAGAAATAGCCTGAATTGTTTATTGCTTGTAACTGAAAACTGATCCGGTATAGAGCGTTAAAGCTGAGTGCCCGAGCCAAATCGCTTAAGAACTTGAacgttttgaaattttatagaGTAAGTGCTTGAGATTAGAATCAGATCCCTTCTAATGAGAGGGTTTACCTCCTTTTGTAgtactgtcacgccccaaacccgaCCCTGGACGTAACGGGATCACGATGCTAGCGAACAACACTAGAAGCACCTTATTGTAATCAACAAACACCTAGTCTTTTCTGTTAAACAACTATCTTAACAAATATgaaacaattcatttataacTGAATGAAAGCATAGCCATTCTTAGAGATAATTCAGCGGAAGTCAAATCAAATACTCAGTTAGTAACCGTGGCAAAATGCCTCAACGAGTCATACGAGGCTCCAACACACTACCCATaatctgacaactatctatggagcttctaagataatgaatAGATGTCTAACTCATTGGGACGGCAGTTTAAAACTAAAATACGAAAAAGTAAAGATAGATTGGTGCCCCACGAAAAATCACGTTGTCTctcgaaagcagcaagttctcctaagtcgtcggcgtatcacgaacctgctttTCTACGTTACCTGACACACTATCGAAAACAACAATGgcatgcctgagtactgggtattCAGTGAatgtctaaggggcaatagttaataAAACCAAAGTAAGGTAGTAAAttcaataaaatgatatcaaaaGAAACAGTTCTGTTATgacccgcatttcgtacgtttggataATTCGGGACAATTGCGAAAGTTAAGCAAAAttacttccaaaattatttcaatacaagttgtttatgagtattgtttatgaatattattagtagggaaatattggaaaaggctaaggataaaaaggaaattaagCAAAGTGGTCGTGCAGTAATATTATGGAagtattaagggcaaaatgaaaatttcacaaaattgtcttgaaatttctagaccaAGCCAAGGCTTGGCCTTGTGTGTGTAAGTATATGTGGGTCCCACTCTTACATGGACCAAAGTTTATGAAAGAAGACAAGTGGGTAAATCTTGTTTTAATTTAGA harbors:
- the LOC132042171 gene encoding uncharacterized protein LOC132042171, with product MDSHQIVAKSKQRYYYSPFPSCFRRPIEVAAASRPLPLHQPPVAANPNLATSLYKTYIGLFALTWSRNLFGRSFHIHFLLNDGVVDCNTSSTSSFHLHIKPFIFWKKQGSKKVDNNVHIFWDLSKAKFGFGPEPRSGFYIAVIVNRQMVLLVGDLPKEAYSRTRAPKPENYPYPNPNMVLRREHVCGNRLYKTKANFGGKEREISIDCRIGEDPRLYFSVDNKRVLQIKHLKWKFRGNERIEVDGVPVLVSWDVYNWLFDDDEDGYALFMFKFEKSSLDDQGVQMWSQQSCGFGFETKMMKKGVLRSSRSSSSSSLSSASSTCSSVMEWASTEENELKGPSGFSLLVYAWKT